A region of Flavobacterium indicum GPTSA100-9 = DSM 17447 DNA encodes the following proteins:
- a CDS encoding amidophosphoribosyltransferase: protein MSDAIKHECGIALLRLLKPLEYYKEKYGTAFYGVQKMYLLMEKQHNRGQDGAGFASIKFDVKPGERYISRVRSNQSQPIQDVFAQINQRINEELTKNPEYQDNVALQKANIPYIGELFLGHVRYGTFGKNSIESVHPFLRQNNWMHRNLIVAGNFNMTNVKELFQDLVEVGQHPKEMADTVTVMEKIGHFLDDEVTNLYLDCKNEGLSKQEASKVIAERLNVARILKRASKNWDGGYAMAGLLGHGDAFVVRDPAGIRPAYYYQDDEIVVVASERPVIQTVFNVPFESVKELEAGDAIIVKKNGQVSFETIRESITKKACSFERIYFSRGSDAEIYQERKDLGRLVFPNVLKEIDNDILNTVFSYIPNTAETSFYGLSEAAQKHLDEQKVKTIIEKRNTLDEAGLNAILAEKVRTEKIAIKDVKLRTFITEDSSRDDLVSHVYDVTYGVVKPTDNLVIIDDSIVRGTTLKKSIIKILDRLHPKKIVIVSSAPQIRYPDCYGIDMSTLDGFIAFKATLELLKETNQYHIVDEVYKKAKAQQGLKDIEIVNYVKEIYAPFTDEQISDKMAQMLTSEDIKAGIKIIFQKVDDLHKACPKNLGDWYFTGDYPTPGGNRVVNTAFINFYEGNDARAY, encoded by the coding sequence ATGAGCGACGCTATTAAACACGAATGTGGAATTGCTTTATTACGATTACTTAAACCTTTAGAATATTACAAGGAAAAATACGGAACCGCTTTTTATGGAGTACAAAAAATGTACTTGTTAATGGAAAAGCAACACAACAGAGGTCAAGATGGTGCCGGTTTTGCAAGCATTAAATTTGATGTAAAACCAGGTGAAAGATACATCAGTCGTGTACGTTCCAATCAATCTCAACCTATACAAGATGTTTTCGCCCAAATTAATCAACGCATCAACGAAGAGTTAACTAAAAACCCTGAATATCAAGATAATGTGGCTTTGCAAAAAGCTAATATTCCTTATATTGGTGAATTGTTTTTAGGTCATGTACGTTATGGAACTTTTGGTAAAAATAGTATAGAAAGTGTTCACCCTTTTTTACGTCAAAATAATTGGATGCATCGCAATTTAATTGTGGCAGGTAACTTTAACATGACGAATGTAAAAGAGTTATTTCAAGATTTAGTTGAAGTAGGACAACATCCAAAAGAAATGGCAGATACCGTAACGGTAATGGAAAAAATTGGACATTTCTTAGATGATGAAGTAACCAATTTGTATTTAGATTGTAAAAATGAAGGTTTGTCTAAACAAGAAGCATCTAAAGTTATTGCCGAACGATTAAATGTGGCTCGAATTTTAAAACGTGCTTCTAAAAATTGGGACGGAGGCTATGCAATGGCAGGATTATTAGGACATGGAGATGCCTTTGTGGTGCGTGATCCCGCAGGAATTCGCCCGGCCTATTATTATCAAGATGATGAAATTGTAGTTGTGGCTTCAGAGCGTCCAGTAATTCAAACCGTTTTTAATGTTCCTTTCGAAAGTGTAAAAGAATTAGAAGCAGGAGATGCTATAATTGTTAAGAAAAACGGTCAAGTATCTTTTGAAACCATACGTGAAAGTATAACTAAAAAAGCCTGTTCTTTTGAACGCATATACTTCTCAAGAGGAAGTGATGCTGAAATTTATCAAGAACGTAAAGATTTAGGAAGATTAGTGTTTCCAAATGTATTGAAAGAAATTGACAATGACATTTTAAATACTGTTTTCTCTTATATTCCAAATACGGCTGAAACTTCATTTTACGGATTGTCTGAAGCGGCTCAAAAACACTTGGATGAACAAAAAGTAAAAACCATCATTGAGAAAAGAAATACCTTAGATGAAGCGGGTTTAAATGCAATTTTGGCTGAAAAAGTAAGAACGGAAAAAATAGCAATTAAAGATGTGAAATTACGAACATTTATTACGGAAGATAGTAGTAGAGATGATTTAGTTTCGCATGTTTATGATGTAACTTATGGTGTGGTTAAACCTACAGATAATCTGGTTATTATTGACGACAGTATTGTTCGAGGAACCACTTTGAAAAAAAGTATCATTAAGATATTGGATCGTTTACATCCTAAAAAGATTGTTATTGTTTCTTCAGCTCCGCAGATTCGTTATCCAGATTGTTATGGAATAGACATGAGTACATTGGATGGATTTATTGCTTTTAAAGCTACATTAGAATTGTTAAAAGAAACGAATCAATACCACATTGTTGATGAAGTTTATAAAAAGGCGAAAGCACAACAAGGTTTAAAAGATATTGAAATTGTAAACTACGTTAAAGAAATTTATGCTCCTTTTACAGATGAGCAAATATCTGATAAAATGGCTCAGATGTTGACTTCAGAGGATATTAAAGCAGGTATAAAAATTATTTTTCAAAAAGTAGATGATTTGCATAAAGCGTGTCCTAAAAATTTAGGGGATTGGTACTTTACTGGAGATTATCCAACACCTGGCGGTAATAGAGTTGTAAACACAGCGTTTATCAATTTTTATGAAGGAAATGATGCAAGGGCTTACTAA
- the tyrS gene encoding tyrosine--tRNA ligase: MRNLVAELQWRGLVHDIMPGTEEQLLKEPTSAYIGFDPTSDSLHIGSLVPIIILMHLRRFGHKPYALVGGATGMIGDPSGKSNERNLLDEATLAKNVEGIKKILSRFLDFEATDAQAPVLVNNYDWMKDFSFINFARDVGKRITVNYMMSKDSVKKRLTGEAGEGMSFTEFTYQLIQGYDFYHLYKNHNCLLQMGGSDQWGNITTGTELIRRMSVDTEDEGKAYAMTCPLITKADGSKFGKSEKGNIWLDGDKTSAYEFYQFWLNTTDVDAEKYIKIFTFLEKETIESLIAQHQEAPHTRLLQKKLAEELTTMIHGKEELENAIKASNILFGNSSAEDLKSLNEQTFLAVFDGVPQAEVSRSEIEAGYSIVDAFVKNEFLASGNETRRALKENAVAVNKAKVKEDYVISLADLINSKYILLQKGKKNYYLLKAI; the protein is encoded by the coding sequence ATGAGAAATTTAGTAGCCGAATTACAATGGAGAGGGCTGGTTCATGACATCATGCCTGGAACGGAAGAGCAATTGTTAAAAGAACCTACTTCGGCCTATATTGGATTTGATCCTACTTCAGATTCATTACACATTGGAAGTTTAGTACCTATTATTATATTAATGCATTTAAGAAGATTTGGTCACAAACCTTATGCATTGGTAGGAGGTGCTACAGGAATGATAGGTGATCCTTCAGGAAAATCTAATGAAAGAAATTTATTAGATGAAGCTACATTAGCAAAAAATGTGGAAGGTATTAAAAAAATTTTATCGCGCTTTTTGGATTTTGAAGCAACCGATGCACAAGCACCTGTTTTAGTAAATAATTACGATTGGATGAAAGATTTTTCTTTTATCAATTTTGCACGCGATGTAGGTAAAAGAATTACCGTTAATTACATGATGAGCAAAGATTCTGTTAAAAAACGCTTAACTGGAGAAGCTGGAGAAGGTATGAGTTTTACTGAATTTACCTACCAATTGATTCAAGGATATGATTTCTACCATTTATACAAAAACCATAATTGTTTGTTGCAAATGGGAGGAAGTGACCAATGGGGAAACATCACCACTGGTACTGAATTAATCAGAAGAATGAGTGTTGATACTGAGGATGAAGGAAAAGCTTATGCTATGACTTGTCCTTTAATTACAAAAGCGGATGGTTCTAAATTTGGCAAATCTGAAAAAGGAAATATTTGGTTAGATGGAGATAAAACTTCTGCTTATGAATTTTACCAATTTTGGTTAAATACGACCGATGTTGATGCTGAAAAATACATTAAAATATTTACATTCTTAGAAAAAGAAACAATAGAAAGTTTAATTGCACAACATCAAGAAGCGCCTCATACTCGCTTATTACAAAAGAAACTAGCAGAGGAACTAACAACCATGATTCATGGAAAAGAGGAATTAGAAAATGCTATTAAAGCGTCCAATATTTTATTTGGAAACTCTTCTGCTGAAGATTTAAAATCCTTAAACGAACAAACTTTCTTAGCTGTTTTTGATGGAGTTCCTCAAGCGGAAGTTTCTAGAAGTGAAATTGAAGCTGGTTATTCAATTGTTGACGCGTTCGTAAAGAACGAATTTTTAGCTTCAGGTAATGAAACTAGAAGAGCATTAAAAGAAAATGCGGTTGCTGTAAATAAAGCAAAAGTGAAGGAAGATTATGTTATATCTCTTGCTGATTTAATTAACAGTAAATACATTTTACTTCAAAAAGGAAAAAAGAATTACTATTTATTAAAAGCTATATAA